From a region of the Paenibacillus sp. FSL R10-2734 genome:
- a CDS encoding ABC transporter permease subunit, with translation MGRYALQRLLGVIPLLFIVSVLVFLFIHLIPGDPARLIAGKDATLEEIHGIQEQLGLNLPLWKQYINYMGDLLTGNLGNSIRSGIPVTDMLESRIMPTLWLTFLSMAWALVIGLLIGVISAVYRNRWPDHLGTLTAISGMSMPGFWLGLVLIQIFSVELGWFPTGGVDSWKSYILPSITLGMGIMSMLARYSRSSMLETLREDYIRTGRAKGLREYVVISRHALRNSLIQVVTVAGLQFGFLLGGSVMVETVFSIPGLGRLLVDSILFRDYTVIQALLLLFSTQFILINLIVDLLYGVLNPKIRFSQ, from the coding sequence TTGGGTAGATATGCTTTACAAAGACTCCTCGGGGTTATTCCGCTGTTGTTCATTGTATCGGTACTAGTCTTTTTGTTTATTCACTTAATTCCGGGCGATCCGGCCCGACTTATTGCGGGTAAAGACGCCACGCTTGAAGAGATTCATGGCATTCAAGAGCAACTTGGTCTCAATCTACCCTTGTGGAAACAATACATAAACTACATGGGTGATCTACTAACTGGTAATCTGGGTAATTCGATTCGATCAGGGATTCCAGTAACCGATATGCTGGAAAGTAGAATAATGCCTACCTTGTGGTTAACGTTTCTCAGCATGGCTTGGGCGCTTGTTATTGGTCTTCTAATTGGTGTTATTTCAGCGGTTTATCGCAATAGATGGCCTGATCACTTAGGCACATTGACAGCTATTTCGGGGATGTCGATGCCTGGATTCTGGTTAGGTTTGGTACTCATTCAGATTTTCTCGGTAGAGCTTGGCTGGTTTCCGACCGGTGGTGTGGATTCCTGGAAGTCCTATATTCTTCCTTCCATTACCCTTGGAATGGGAATTATGTCGATGTTGGCTCGTTATTCACGGTCTTCGATGCTGGAAACGCTTCGGGAGGATTATATCCGTACTGGACGTGCCAAAGGCTTACGTGAGTATGTTGTTATCAGCAGGCATGCGCTGCGCAATTCACTTATTCAGGTCGTTACTGTAGCTGGACTTCAATTTGGATTCTTGCTTGGTGGATCGGTAATGGTTGAGACGGTTTTCAGTATTCCTGGTCTTGGTAGACTGCTGGTAGATTCCATTTTGTTCCGGGATTATACAGTTATTCAAGCTTTGCTGCTACTCTTTTCAACACAATTTATTCTAATTAATTTAATTGTAGATTTATTGTATGGAGTACTCAATCCGAAAATCAGGTTTTCTCAGTAG
- a CDS encoding ABC transporter permease subunit: MSDNSAVMGTNSPIPGEVITPEKMKGRAGAFFRKFSKQKMPLAAAFFIILLFLIAIFGPFLTPYNPDEPNYDALMQGPSAAHWAGTDEYGRDILSRLIDGTRLTLAVSLSSVLIAGILGTILGLVSGYYGGWLDRIIMRGSDVLFSFPDLLLAIGIVAILGPGLSNVVIAVAVFGTPSFARIIRSVTLSAKETLFVEAARSMGAKNRRIIWRHIFPETVPSIIVNLSMKIGGAILAAASLSFLGMGAKPTEPDWGAMLSMGRDYLSIAPHIVYFPGIAIFLTVLAFNLVGDGLRDALDPKMKN; the protein is encoded by the coding sequence ATGAGCGACAATTCGGCGGTAATGGGAACTAATTCTCCTATACCCGGAGAGGTTATAACCCCGGAGAAAATGAAAGGCCGCGCAGGCGCTTTTTTTCGCAAGTTCAGTAAACAAAAGATGCCCCTTGCTGCTGCATTTTTTATCATATTGCTTTTTTTAATTGCCATTTTCGGGCCATTTCTGACCCCTTATAATCCTGATGAACCAAACTACGATGCACTAATGCAGGGCCCATCTGCCGCTCACTGGGCCGGAACGGATGAATATGGTCGTGATATTCTAAGTCGCCTTATTGATGGTACACGGTTGACTTTGGCAGTCAGTCTCAGTTCTGTACTTATTGCGGGTATACTTGGAACCATTCTTGGTCTAGTTAGTGGATATTATGGCGGCTGGTTGGATCGGATTATTATGCGGGGGAGTGACGTGCTGTTCTCATTCCCAGATTTACTGCTTGCCATTGGGATCGTCGCCATACTCGGGCCTGGATTATCCAACGTTGTGATTGCCGTTGCAGTCTTCGGCACACCATCCTTCGCTCGAATTATTCGAAGCGTAACATTGTCAGCGAAGGAAACATTGTTTGTTGAAGCTGCTCGTTCAATGGGTGCGAAGAATCGTCGAATCATTTGGAGACATATTTTTCCTGAAACCGTTCCTAGTATTATCGTTAATCTATCTATGAAAATTGGCGGGGCAATCTTGGCCGCTGCGTCACTGAGCTTTCTTGGAATGGGCGCGAAGCCTACAGAGCCCGATTGGGGCGCAATGTTAAGTATGGGGCGCGATTATTTAAGTATTGCTCCGCATATCGTTTATTTTCCAGGGATAGCTATATTTTTGACAGTACTTGCATTTAACCTGGTCGGGGACGGACTGCGCGATGCTCTTGATCCCAAAATGAAAAACTAA